The nucleotide sequence GCTGCGATCGCGGCTGTCGTGACCCGTTCCGAACGAGGGGCCACGTTAGGAACCTGCGTCGGCACACCAGCTTCGGTCGGCGGTCTGACCTCATTCGGGGCGATCGCGCGATTCCCCGGTTCACGCCAATGATCGGGCGGTGACGGCAGGGTCGGAATCTCTAGCGAGTTGGCAGCTACCACATCGGGAGCCGCCTGACGCGCTGTCTCCGCTCCAGGGGGCCGAATCGTCGCCTCCACGGGCAACGTGTCCGGGCGAGACGCCGTCGTCGTTGGTGGCCGCATGGTAGATTCCGCTGGCAAACTCTCCGGGCGATTAGCCGCTGCAACAGGGGGTCGCATGGTGGATTCCACTGGCAGCGTGTCCGGACGAGCCGCTGCCGTTGTTGTCGGTGGCCGAATCGCGGATTCCGCTGGCAAACTCTCTGACGGACGATTAGTAGCAACCACTGGCGGCCGCACCGTCGATTCTGGGGGCAAAGTTGCGGCCACAGACGAGGACTCACTAGGTCGATTTTGCGAACTCGGCGGCCGGATTTGTTCAGGGACCACGCCTGCCGCCGTCACTGAGGGGACAGGACTCGTAGGTGGAGGTGCCACACTTGGGCGACTAGTCGGCACATTAGCTGTCGACGACGGCGCAACCGGAGCACCCGCACGACTGGGAGGACGCACTTGATTCGGGGCGCTGGCCGTGGTGGATGGCAACGGTTGATTAGGAGGCGGAGCGGCACTGGGGGAGGCAGCGGGCACCGTCGCTAAGGGCGGCACTGCGACCGCTGGCGCTGGCGTCCTATCAGCCTCGGCCAAAGACGGCACAGAAACCGTCGAGGATGCCCCAGCCATAAAGGGATCAAGGGGCAGTTCTGCCGGTGGCTGGTCGCTCAGATTGTCACTGATGGCCCCTGATAATACTGCGGCATCGGTGCTCACCGACGAGAGCGGATCCGGCCCTGTCGGCAAAGATCGCACCGCGCCGGTCGTCGCCGACGTGGCAATATCTGGCAAGGAGGCAGGCGCGGGCAAGGGCGCAGCGACCGGGTCGCTAACCGACGAGGCCGGCGGCTCTACGGCAATCGTCACAGCCGGGGCATCTGCAGCCGAGACTTCATCCTCTGCTGCCGCGACATCATCCGCCGTGGCCATCGCTTCCACTGGCTCCGAGGGGGTCATCTCGGAGGACTCATCAGCAATAGTCGACGCTGGGGGATCAGCGATCGCCGCCCTTGGAGCGGCCACGCTAGCGGCTGGAGCAGAAGACTCAGGCGCTGCCACCTCAGGCGTATCGGCAGCAGCTGGACGGGAAGGCACAGGAGCGGTTGCGATTGGGACTGTGGGCGCATCTTGCAACAGCGGTTGTAGCACCCACTCGGTTTGGCCGTTGCCCAGATCGGTTGCCATCAATTCTGCATGGCGTGGATCTAGCCGGGTATTGGGCGCAAGTTCAAGGACGAGGCGCGAGCCCCCGGCTACCTCAGTCAACCGAATGCTGCTCACCGCCCCACTGTATTGTTCAGCCGCCGTCACAGTTCCCAAGGTCGTGTTGGGAATCTCCAAAATGATGCGGGCCGGTTCTGCCAGCAAGAAGAAATCCGGCGTAATGCCACTCGGCAGCGTCAGGCTCACCGCTTGGCTCGCTGGGTCAAACATCCAATCATTGAGCACCACCGCCCTTGCCGGGGCGATGATTGCAGCTGGACTCATCATTCCCGCGATCGCAGCCGCGGATAAGGTCCAGGCACCAAACCTAGATTTAGGATTTTGTCGGTTCCGGGGTGGCATGCGTATTTCCCCACAGTTTCCCTTTCCACACAAGGATAGGCGCATTTTCCACAAATGCAACCCTAATTTGACATCACGCTAGATATAGTTGTCACGGCGAAAAATTAGGGTTGCCGAAATCGACGGGGCGACCACGCATCGCCCCGTCTAACACAGATCACCAGTTAGTGCTATCGAGCGGTGACGCTCTAGCCCTCACAAAAGTTCCGGCCTGCTCCGCCGCCGCGAAGGGATTAGGTAAGCGTCGAGACGGTGCGCGCCATTGGTTGCAGCTTCACACCTTATTCCGGCAGCACCGTATCAATGAAATTTTGCCAGGTTTCATTCGGCTGCCAAATCTTCGCCAAATCAGCCGCAGCGGTATCCCGAGGCACCCCTCGCAGACAACGATACAGATACACAAAAGTGGAAACCCGCATGTTCATCGCACAGTGAACAAATACCTTTTGCTCAGCATGTTGAGCCATCACCGTGGCAAATTGCTGAAAATCTCTCAAGGTTGGATATTCCCATTCCACCGGAATCGGATAGTAGGTCATGCCCTGCGCTTCGACAACGGCGCACTCATCGGGCAAGGCATTGGTCGAGGTGGGCAGCGCCAAATTGATCACGACGGCAAAGTCAGCCTGAGCGATCGCAGCAAACTGTTCGGCTGTCGGTTGCCCAGCGGTTGCCAAGCGTTCAGAAATGGGCAAATAGTTGTAAATATCTGTCAGCATCGGTAGCGCTATTCCAAAATCGTAACTGAGTCCCCCACTGTTAACGGTTGTAACACTGAATTTGGGGCCACACGGGTGTTGACGGCGAGGCGATAAAAATGGTTGAACCGCGATCGCGCGACCGCTGGCGGTAACGTAGCGGCCCGGTGCTCACTAAAGAGTTTCTGAAAGTGCTGGGTGCGATCGCCGGTTTGCGAATCGCGGGTAGGGACAATACAGCGCTGACAGGGATTGATCCCCCAAAACGTCACCGCACCAATCTGAAAGGGCATGGGCGCTCCCGACTCCGAAAACAGCCGATCCTCCCAAAAAGCCGGGACACCATCAATCTCCAGGTTGGAACGAAAGCGCCGCCGCGTTTCTGCCAAACTCAGGCCATACCAATCCGCCACTGTTTGCAGCGTCGCCGTACTGATCACCGTCGGCCCCGGCGAATCGGTGTCATCCGGAAAGCCCATCTCCCCGTTATGTTGCAGAGTCACAGGCTGCCCAAAATAATTGCTGCCCCACTGTTCAAAGTCCGCAGTTGGCGATGTCAGATGAAAGGTCGTAGCTGACGTCGGCTCATTCAACCAAACAGTAATCTGGCTCAGATCGTCAGAAAAGCGCGATCGCACTCGATGCATACTGGCAAAGCGTTTGCCGTTGACAAACTTCCCTGAAGCATCCACCAGAGCATAGGCGCGATCGCCCTGCAACGCTCCACTCGCAAGAACC is from Leptolyngbya iicbica LK and encodes:
- a CDS encoding AMIN domain-containing protein; translation: MSPAAIIAPARAVVLNDWMFDPASQAVSLTLPSGITPDFFLLAEPARIILEIPNTTLGTVTAAEQYSGAVSSIRLTEVAGGSRLVLELAPNTRLDPRHAELMATDLGNGQTEWVLQPLLQDAPTVPIATAPVPSRPAAADTPEVAAPESSAPAASVAAPRAAIADPPASTIADESSEMTPSEPVEAMATADDVAAAEDEVSAADAPAVTIAVEPPASSVSDPVAAPLPAPASLPDIATSATTGAVRSLPTGPDPLSSVSTDAAVLSGAISDNLSDQPPAELPLDPFMAGASSTVSVPSLAEADRTPAPAVAVPPLATVPAASPSAAPPPNQPLPSTTASAPNQVRPPSRAGAPVAPSSTANVPTSRPSVAPPPTSPVPSVTAAGVVPEQIRPPSSQNRPSESSSVAATLPPESTVRPPVVATNRPSESLPAESAIRPPTTTAAARPDTLPVESTMRPPVAAANRPESLPAESTMRPPTTTASRPDTLPVEATIRPPGAETARQAAPDVVAANSLEIPTLPSPPDHWREPGNRAIAPNEVRPPTEAGVPTQVPNVAPRSERVTTAAIAAPPFLTDDEAESETATNALSNREQPSIPPPPPIPRGSGPLPFGEPLPASRP
- a CDS encoding protein tyrosine phosphatase family protein, which codes for MLTDIYNYLPISERLATAGQPTAEQFAAIAQADFAVVINLALPTSTNALPDECAVVEAQGMTYYPIPVEWEYPTLRDFQQFATVMAQHAEQKVFVHCAMNMRVSTFVYLYRCLRGVPRDTAAADLAKIWQPNETWQNFIDTVLPE
- a CDS encoding MOSC domain-containing protein; this encodes MAPYLARIDIYPIKSFDGVAVETIAVLASGALQGDRAYALVDASGKFVNGKRFASMHRVRSRFSDDLSQITVWLNEPTSATTFHLTSPTADFEQWGSNYFGQPVTLQHNGEMGFPDDTDSPGPTVISTATLQTVADWYGLSLAETRRRFRSNLEIDGVPAFWEDRLFSESGAPMPFQIGAVTFWGINPCQRCIVPTRDSQTGDRTQHFQKLFSEHRAATLPPAVARSRFNHFYRLAVNTRVAPNSVLQPLTVGDSVTILE